Proteins from one Impatiens glandulifera chromosome 2, dImpGla2.1, whole genome shotgun sequence genomic window:
- the LOC124927536 gene encoding beta-glucosidase BoGH3B-like — MKRIVLASVLLFFFFSNGAAAAAMTDTSYNLYKDPKKPINARIKDLMSKMTLAEKIGQMMQIERINATAQIMKEYSIGSILSGGGSVPRPRASPEEWVKMVNNFQTGSLSSRLGIPMIYGIDAVHGHNNVYNATIFPHNIAIGATRDPNLAKRIGAATAVEVRATGIPYAFGPCIAVCRDPRWGRCYESYSEDPNVVKAMTTIIIGLQGEPPNKGIPYVGGKDKVVACAKHFVGDGGTVKGINENNTIATWHQLLTIHMPAYYDSIINGVSTIMVSYSSLNGVKMHADRDLITGFLKNKLQFKGFVISDYQGIDKISSPPYSNYTYSIEKSILAGIDMVMGIYSHTDFLEILTSLVMQKIIPISRIDDAVSRILRVKFTAGLFENPLSDLSRIDSIGSEAHRELAREAVRKSLVLLKNGENSDSLVLPLPKNPSRILVAGTHADNLGYQCGGWTMTWQGFSGNNLTEGTTILNAIRDAVDPATNVIYSENPEPGFVKSSNFSYAIVVIGEGSYAEGYGDSMNLTILEPGPTIITNVCVNVKCVVVLISGRPLVIKPYLESMNAVVAAWLPGTEGRGVSDVLFGDYGFTGKLPRTWFKTVDQLPMNVGDQHYDPLFPFGFGLTTN, encoded by the exons ATGAAGAGGATTGTGCTAGCGTCAGTcttgttgttcttcttcttctccaatgGAGCTGCTGCAGCAGCCATGACCGACACAAGTTATAACCTTTACAAGGATCCAAAGAAACCCATCAATGCCCGCATAAAGGATCTTATGAGCAAGATGACTCTAGCCGAGAAGATTGGACAAATGATGCAAATTGAAAGAATTAACGCAACTGCTCAAATCATGAAAGAATACTCAATTGGAAGCATCCTTAGCGGCGGAGGAAGCGTTCCTCGGCCGCGTGCCTCACCCGAGGAATGGGTGAAAATGGTTAACAATTTTCAGACCGGTTCTCTATCGAGTAGGCTCGGAATTCCTATGATTTATGGCATCGATGCTGTCCATGGCCATAACAATGTCTATAATGCTACTATTTTCCCACACAACATTGCCATTGGAGCAACTAG GGATCCCAATCTTGCAAAACGGATTGGTGCTGCCACGGCTGTTGAAGTTAGGGCGACTGGGATCCCTTACGCTTTTGGTCCATGTATCGCT GTATGCAGAGATCCAAGATGGGGTAGGTGCTATGAGAGTTATAGTGAAGATCCTAATGTTGTAAAGGCAATGACAACAATTATAATAGGTTTACAAGGGGAACCCCCTAATAAGGGCATTCCTTATGTTGGTGGAAA GGATAAGGTTGTAGCTTGTGCAAAACATTTTGTGGGTGATGGTGGAACTGTTAAGGGTATCAATGAGAACAACACAATAGCCACTTGGCATCAACTATTGACCATTCACATGCCCGCCTATTACGATTCAATCATCAATGGTGTCTCAACCATTATGGTTTCATATTCAAGTTTAAACGGAGTTAAGATGCACGCAGATCGTGATCTTATCACTGGATTTCTTAAGAACAAACTTCAATTTAAG GGTTTTGTCATCTCCGACTATCAAGGAATCGATAAAATCTCGTCACCTCCTTATTCAAATTACACGTATTCCATCGAAAAATCCATTCTCGCCGGAATTGACATg GTAATGGGTATTTATAGCCACACGGATTTTCTTGAAATTTTGACGTCCTTAGTCATGCAGAAGATCATCCCCATTAGTCGTATTGATGACGCTGTCTCAAGGATTTTGAGAGTTAAGTTCACTGCTGGCCTCTTTGAGAATCCCTTGTCGGATCTTAGCCGAATTGATAGTATTGGAAGTGAG GCTCATAGAGAGTTGGCAAGAGAAGCGGTTAGGAAATCTCTTGTGCTATTGAAGAATGGAGAGAATTCGGATAGTCTGGTTCTTCCTTTACCCAAAAACCCATCGAGGATTTTAGTAGCTGGAACGCATGCAGACAACTTGGGCTACCAATGCGGCGGTTGGACCATGACTTGGCAAGGATTTAGTGGCAACAACCTAACAGAAG GAACAACCATTCTAAACGCAATTAGAGATGCAGTTGATCCAGCGACAAACGTAATATATAGCGAGAATCCAGAACCTGGCTTTGTCAAGTCATCGAATTTCTCATATGCCATTGTTGTTATAGGAGAAGGTTCCTATGCAGAAGGCTACGGAGACAGCATGAACTTGACTATTCTGGAACCAGGTCCAACAATAATAACAAATGTGTGTGTGAATGTCAAGTGTGTGGTGGTCCTAATTTCGGGTCGTCCTCTTGTGATCAAGCCATACCTTGAGTCCATGAATGCGGTTGTTGCAGCTTGGCTTCCGGGAACAGAAGGTAGAGGTGTGAGTGATGTTCTATTTGGTGACTATGGTTTTACAGGAAAGCTTCCTAGGACATGGTTCAAGACTGTTGATCAGCTTCCCATGAATGTGGGTGATCAACATTATGATCCACTCTTCCCTTTTGGCTTTGGCCTCACAACTAATTaa